The genomic stretch TGACAATGCATTGATACTTACAGGAGCCCCGTTCTCATTTTCATAAATTCAATGTGGAGGAGGTACGCTTGTCTGCAATTCATCCACGTTGTAACACTTAGTGTGGAGTAGGGCAGTTTTAATTAGAATGTCTTATAACATATCATATTATCTGGACACAAATGGGAAAGCACAACACTGCAAACACATAAGGGGGTGCTGTTTACCTCCGTTTCCATTTGTTGCTGGGTCCTGTTGTGATTCTCTCTGCACAGATTGGCTCGGAGGACTTGCTGCTCAATACCCGACAAGACCGCCTCACAGCCATCGCACCTGTAACGAGAAGATATGCAAGCTGCAGGACATCAAACCAACACAACGCATAGCGCctctaacactgtgtgtgtgtgtgtgtctgacggATTCCACTAACCATTCCTGCAGTGTCTTCACAATGTCGCTGCTATCCTTCCTCTGGATGTCGCGTCCGATACAGAGGTCCACCTCAAACAGCTGGCTGCGCTGGTCCAGCTTTCCCTGGATGATGTCACTGTACACGGCTTCAATGATCAAATCCTCCAGCTCTCGCAGGTTCTTCATCTCCAGGTCTTTCAGCAGCACAGAGTAAGGAATGCACTGCTAACCACAAGACAGGGAATCATTAATACACAAGAAAGAAGTGCAAAAGTACTGCTGTATGAAGAGTCACATCATCTCTGAGTGTGGGCAACACAGTGAGAAGGTGCATAAGAAACAATTCCCAGCCAAGCAGCTGCCATTATGGAATTGCtgtaaccttttgcggtcctatgtcagaccaggtccgacacagcaattttccctttccagtccgatgttggacaatgtctgacatcatcaaaaagacttaaagcacagttctctagtcgttttttctccggaaaaagccaagaaaacctttcaatggctaagtgagactgataggagctggaTGAAGCTGAAAAATAggacgtatctgatagccccatgcacgaGATAACACGGGCATAAACAaaagagctgcttctgcatccagcgctcaaggaatatcacagacatttgcagagctttttgagatgttatagtaataaaataaataacctggatcgcattattgaggagttttataataaaacgagtgatcaggagaggatttatcagtatgcacatctataaaaagaggtatgtgataaatacagtgaacaaggggtggggcttgactggggatgcagtactgagtgtacttttgcaattcagtgccttttaaacctgtttcactccaagaataaatattttaaaactgcatgtgtaaaataaacgacgtgtgtgaaaataaattggacgcgacgcgcctgacaagcgctgaataaatggatcgctaagggttaattttATTGTCACAACCAATCAAATGCAAGAAAAAGATCTTACTGCCACTGCACATCGATGAGTGGtttgctgtatgttttaaaaatgtaagtgtgacgtACCTACCTGTGCCTCCCTGTTCCGGGGGATTTGCATTGCTCTGGTGGGTACTGAAgtttattaaacagtgcaatacaaacACATGAGAAATCCTCATACCTTCATCCTGGCAGCCAGGCTAACTATAGTCAGGTGTTTCAATTTGTTCTTCTGGACTCCAGATAACTCAGGCAGACTTTCTTTATTCGCTGAAAGTAACCGAACAAAAAAACGTACACTATTTTAGTGTTATtgtcattatttataaataaatgtttgatacattttattgaataCATTGGTTTACCTGTATAATCCAGGTATGTTCCATAAGCAAACAGATTTAACAGCTGAAAATATCCTGCATAAGGTCCATTTGATAGCTATGGAAAGAAATCAGATATATTACTTTGTGCCCTGTATGTATTCCTATCCAAGAGAGGCTCTCTACAAAACAGCCATTACTGtaaaaaacatactttaaaatggCACGACAAACTTACTTTCTCATAAATTCACTAGCAATGAATAGGACCTCTTGTGGTTTTCAGTATTGAATGCATTAttctaaaaacacaaaattctggttttgttacaaaataataaaatacaactaaactatataaatacattgatattctttacaaaaaaatggaATTTGATCAGTagccaaaataatacaaattcaaatTCTCTAATGATATGA from Polyodon spathula isolate WHYD16114869_AA chromosome 11, ASM1765450v1, whole genome shotgun sequence encodes the following:
- the LOC121323401 gene encoding COP9 signalosome complex subunit 7b-like isoform X1, translating into MAEGQKPIHNPLEQFILLAKSAKGTALTALITQVLEAPGVYVFGELLELPCIQELSNGPYAGYFQLLNLFAYGTYLDYTANKESLPELSGVQKNKLKHLTIVSLAARMKQCIPYSVLLKDLEMKNLRELEDLIIEAVYSDIIQGKLDQRSQLFEVDLCIGRDIQRKDSSDIVKTLQEWCDGCEAVLSGIEQQVLRANLCRENHNRTQQQMETEVTNIKKTLKASASTSSQEVDPQLMERDAAQSAEQRQPHKKMSKVKGLVPIRH
- the LOC121323401 gene encoding COP9 signalosome complex subunit 7b-like isoform X2, translated to MAEGQKPIHNPLEQFILLAKSAKGTALTALITQVLEAPGVYVFGELLELPCIQELSNGPYAGYFQLLNLFAYGTYLDYTANKESLPELSGVQKNKLKHLTIVSLAARMKCIPYSVLLKDLEMKNLRELEDLIIEAVYSDIIQGKLDQRSQLFEVDLCIGRDIQRKDSSDIVKTLQEWCDGCEAVLSGIEQQVLRANLCRENHNRTQQQMETEVTNIKKTLKASASTSSQEVDPQLMERDAAQSAEQRQPHKKMSKVKGLVPIRH